In one Candidatus Woesearchaeota archaeon genomic region, the following are encoded:
- a CDS encoding DNA primase translates to MGKISPVSAKYIVNATINIEGVVDRPDVIGAIFGQTEGLLGSDLELRELQRSGRIGRIEVNVDTRSGKTVGNIVIPSSLDKAETSIVGASLEIIQRIGPCNAKILVVNIEDVRVAKRSYVIERAKQLLKNMMDNVLPDSQEIAEEVAHSVRITEIGEYGKERLPCGPAIDESDELLVVEGRADVLNLLKHGFKNVIAMNGTSVPETIIDLSRKKILTVFVDGDRGGNLILKELFTVGDIDFVTWAPDGKEVEELTKKEIHKSIRAKVSAEQGKLDVEKILAIEGTRHNSYSAANARRMQPIAQKPVIQRPVVQVRKPVTNMERQKNLLKPEERLKFKDMLETLIGTRGGYILDNELNILGKVPVSELMSTLKSLNTAVYAVVFDGAVDKILAGVSEKIPVTHIVAMHSTVQPYETEVNVVTLNDL, encoded by the coding sequence ATGGGAAAAATAAGCCCAGTATCAGCAAAATATATTGTAAATGCAACCATAAACATTGAAGGTGTGGTAGATAGACCTGACGTTATTGGTGCAATTTTTGGCCAGACAGAGGGTTTGCTAGGTTCTGATTTAGAGTTAAGAGAATTACAACGGTCCGGTAGAATCGGGAGGATTGAAGTTAATGTTGATACTAGAAGCGGTAAAACTGTCGGTAATATTGTAATTCCATCTTCATTAGATAAGGCCGAAACTTCTATAGTGGGCGCATCTTTAGAAATTATACAACGTATTGGCCCTTGCAATGCAAAAATCCTGGTTGTTAATATTGAAGATGTTAGAGTTGCTAAACGCAGTTATGTTATTGAAAGAGCTAAGCAATTATTGAAAAATATGATGGATAATGTGTTACCAGATTCTCAAGAGATTGCTGAAGAAGTTGCGCATTCCGTTAGGATAACTGAAATCGGGGAGTATGGTAAAGAGAGGCTACCTTGCGGTCCTGCAATTGATGAGTCTGACGAATTATTGGTTGTTGAAGGCAGAGCTGACGTATTAAATTTACTTAAGCATGGTTTTAAAAATGTTATTGCAATGAATGGGACATCTGTACCTGAAACTATTATTGATTTATCTAGGAAAAAGATATTAACTGTGTTTGTAGATGGAGACAGGGGCGGTAATTTAATTCTTAAAGAACTTTTTACAGTGGGAGATATTGATTTTGTAACTTGGGCGCCGGATGGCAAAGAAGTTGAAGAATTAACTAAAAAAGAGATACATAAATCTATTAGAGCTAAAGTTTCAGCTGAACAAGGCAAACTTGATGTTGAAAAAATTCTTGCAATTGAAGGTACAAGGCATAATTCATATAGTGCAGCTAATGCCAGAAGAATGCAACCTATAGCGCAAAAACCTGTTATTCAAAGGCCCGTGGTTCAAGTCAGAAAGCCAGTGACTAATATGGAAAGACAAAAAAATTTGTTAAAGCCTGAAGAAAGGTTAAAGTTCAAAGATATGCTTGAAACTTTAATTGGCACCCGGGGCGGATATATATTAGATAATGAACTTAATATTTTGGGAAAAGTTCCAGTTTCAGAGTTAATGTCTACTTTGAAAAGTTTGAACACTGCTGTTTATGCTGTTGTGTTTGACGGGGCAGTTGACAAAATTTTGGCAGGAGTTAGTGAAAAAATTCCTGTTACACATATTGTTGCAATGCATTCGACGGTTCAGCCGTATGAAACCGAAGTTAATGTTGTGACATTGAACGATTTATAG
- a CDS encoding serine protein kinase RIO, which yields MVKKTKEIWKTYQGVFDQFTNRTLFKLASQGHFLELKSPISIGKESHLFTATTNSGEFVAIKIHRLETSDFNSMYNYIRVDPRYNWLRKHQRKIIFAWTQREFRNLLLAREAGVSIPKPIAVKENILIMEFIGNKESAPQLKNQFPKKPKLFLDLIIKNMKKMYEADFVHGDLSDFNILNYNEKPVLIDFSQATNMSAPNGEELFERDIKNISNFFSKQGLNITPSKLREKIVRKT from the coding sequence ATGGTTAAAAAAACAAAAGAAATTTGGAAAACCTATCAGGGCGTATTTGACCAATTTACTAATAGAACTTTATTCAAATTAGCAAGCCAGGGTCATTTTTTAGAGTTAAAAAGTCCAATTTCAATAGGTAAAGAATCACATTTATTTACCGCTACAACAAATTCTGGCGAATTTGTAGCTATTAAAATCCACAGACTTGAAACTTCAGACTTTAATAGTATGTATAATTATATTAGAGTAGATCCAAGGTATAATTGGCTAAGAAAGCATCAAAGAAAAATTATTTTTGCATGGACACAAAGAGAATTTAGAAATTTATTATTAGCCAGAGAAGCAGGTGTTTCAATACCAAAACCTATTGCAGTCAAAGAAAACATCTTAATTATGGAATTCATCGGCAATAAAGAATCCGCGCCCCAATTAAAAAATCAATTTCCTAAAAAACCAAAACTGTTTTTAGATTTAATTATCAAAAACATGAAAAAAATGTATGAAGCAGATTTTGTACATGGCGATTTATCCGACTTTAACATTTTAAATTACAATGAAAAACCGGTTTTAATAGATTTTTCACAAGCTACAAACATGTCAGCCCCTAACGGAGAAGAACTTTTTGAAAGGGATATTAAAAATATTTCAAATTTTTTCAGTAAACAAGGTTTAAACATAACACCTTCTAAATTAAGAGAAAAAATAGTTAGAAAAACGTAA
- a CDS encoding RNA-processing protein (similar to yeast Dim2p protein that is essential for 40S ribosomal subunit; structural studies show binding to 3' end of 16S rRNA in complex with archaeal IF2 alpha): protein MEQYSYDIKIPKARIAVLIGKSGEIKKKLEEETKTKLNIDSTEGDVEVQGSDAIGLLSAKEIIKAIGRGFNPEVALLLLKPEYVLTILILNDYGKKVNIQNRLKGRVIGKEGKTRELIEEHTETNVSIYGKTISIIGESQNVAIARKAIESLLTGSPHAPVYKWLEKKRRDLFEMKIKESHYRKE from the coding sequence ATGGAACAATACTCATACGATATTAAAATCCCGAAAGCTAGAATTGCTGTGTTAATTGGTAAATCTGGAGAGATTAAAAAAAAGCTCGAAGAAGAAACAAAAACAAAATTAAACATAGATTCCACTGAGGGGGATGTAGAGGTACAAGGTTCAGATGCAATTGGATTATTATCTGCTAAAGAAATTATCAAAGCTATTGGAAGGGGCTTCAACCCCGAAGTTGCATTATTATTATTAAAACCGGAGTATGTTTTAACAATACTAATTTTAAATGATTACGGAAAAAAAGTAAACATACAAAATAGGTTAAAAGGCAGAGTTATTGGCAAAGAAGGAAAAACACGAGAACTTATTGAAGAACACACTGAAACTAATGTCTCAATATATGGAAAAACAATTTCAATTATAGGGGAATCACAAAATGTAGCAATTGCAAGAAAAGCTATAGAATCCTTATTAACCGGAAGTCCGCATGCGCCAGTATACAAATGGTTAGAAAAAAAGAGGCGGGATTTGTTTGAGATGAAAATTAAAGAATCTCATTATAGAAAAGAATAA